A single genomic interval of Mucilaginibacter robiniae harbors:
- a CDS encoding PIG-L family deacetylase, which translates to MKLLRLLLITCLFTRIAFGQTAPTTSLSDIKQTFKKLNVLGSVLYVAAHPDDENTRLLAYLALERHYRTGYLSLTRGDGGQNLIGNEQGELLGLTRTQELLAARRMDGAEQFFTRANDFGFSKNPEETLKIWDREKILGDVVWVIRNFKPDVIICRFPTTGEGGHGHHTTSAILAQEAFAAAADPKRFPEQLQYVQPWQAKRLLWNTFNFGSTNTTSANQFKLDAGSYNPALGKSYGEIAAESRSNHRTQGFGTARQRGEATEYFKTILGDAPQTDLMDGVNTTWSRVKGGEDIATHLGIISKNFDDDAPEKSVPALIQLRARIEKVPDTYWRNQKLQALDNLITTCAGLWFESYATEPTYALGDSINIQAQVINRYSNRVKLSSVEVQHQSLHFADPGQVIPANQLQTFRLKAYADKISQPYWLAAPHGIGMYTLPNNQIAGNPENSDQLKVTYIFIIEGRPIRLERRLMFKYVDPARGELYQPIEIAPPVTANMENKDYVYSTRQPQTIQIKLKSFVNGSGTISLKPIAGWQISPANVPFTNKHKDEEWTAEFKVSPAAGTPFETRTAEAIVTVNGQQYSMGLQRIRYEHIPNITLFPPAQAKLINLDLKTAGKKIGYLPGAGDLVPDALRQIGYEVHILTESEIMNSDLSVYDAIVTGVRAYNVDQRLVVEQPKLMAYVKNGGNLVVQYNNFAGLVVPQIGPYPFQVVNQRVTDENAQVTITNPQSPLLNYPNKITQADFEGWIQERGLYFVTNIAPEYQTLFEMNDPGEAPNKGSLITTNYGKGRFTYTSLDFFRELPAGIPGAYRLFVNLLSMKK; encoded by the coding sequence ATGAAACTATTACGACTGCTGCTGATAACTTGTTTATTTACCCGTATAGCTTTTGGCCAAACTGCCCCAACAACCAGTTTGTCTGACATTAAACAAACCTTTAAAAAGCTTAATGTATTAGGCAGCGTACTTTATGTAGCCGCGCATCCTGATGATGAAAACACCCGGTTGCTGGCTTACTTAGCGTTAGAAAGGCATTATCGTACAGGTTATTTATCATTAACCCGTGGTGATGGCGGCCAAAACCTCATCGGCAACGAACAAGGCGAACTATTAGGCTTAACCCGTACACAGGAACTCTTAGCTGCCCGCCGTATGGATGGTGCCGAACAGTTTTTTACCCGAGCCAACGATTTTGGCTTTTCGAAGAACCCGGAAGAAACTTTAAAAATTTGGGATCGGGAAAAGATATTGGGTGATGTAGTATGGGTAATCCGCAATTTTAAACCTGATGTAATTATATGTCGCTTCCCAACCACTGGCGAAGGCGGACATGGGCACCATACCACCTCGGCCATCCTGGCGCAGGAAGCCTTTGCTGCCGCTGCCGACCCGAAACGTTTTCCGGAGCAGTTACAATATGTACAGCCTTGGCAAGCCAAACGCCTGCTGTGGAACACTTTTAATTTCGGCAGCACCAACACCACCTCGGCCAACCAGTTTAAGCTGGATGCCGGCAGCTACAACCCGGCTTTAGGAAAAAGCTATGGTGAAATAGCAGCCGAAAGCCGTTCCAACCACCGTACACAAGGTTTTGGTACTGCCCGGCAGCGCGGCGAGGCTACCGAATACTTTAAAACCATATTGGGCGATGCTCCTCAAACGGATTTAATGGATGGCGTGAACACGACCTGGAGCCGTGTAAAAGGTGGTGAAGATATTGCAACTCATTTGGGTATTATCAGTAAAAACTTTGATGATGATGCACCTGAAAAATCGGTACCTGCACTGATTCAATTACGTGCCCGCATTGAGAAAGTACCCGATACTTACTGGCGCAACCAGAAATTACAGGCGCTGGATAACTTGATTACTACTTGCGCTGGTTTGTGGTTTGAAAGTTATGCCACCGAGCCTACCTATGCACTAGGTGACAGCATTAACATACAAGCACAGGTCATAAACCGCTACAGCAACCGGGTTAAGCTTAGCAGCGTGGAAGTGCAGCACCAAAGCCTGCACTTTGCCGACCCCGGACAGGTAATACCAGCTAACCAATTACAAACTTTCCGTTTGAAAGCCTATGCGGATAAGATATCACAACCCTACTGGCTGGCAGCCCCACATGGCATTGGTATGTACACCCTGCCTAACAACCAGATAGCCGGCAACCCGGAAAACTCAGATCAGCTTAAAGTAACTTATATCTTTATTATAGAAGGCCGGCCTATTCGCCTGGAGCGACGGTTGATGTTCAAGTACGTTGACCCTGCACGGGGTGAGCTTTACCAACCTATTGAAATAGCCCCGCCAGTAACGGCCAATATGGAGAACAAAGATTATGTGTACAGTACCCGCCAACCGCAAACTATTCAAATCAAGCTTAAAAGCTTTGTAAATGGCAGCGGCACCATCAGCCTTAAACCTATAGCAGGATGGCAGATTAGTCCGGCGAATGTACCTTTTACCAACAAGCATAAAGATGAAGAATGGACTGCCGAGTTTAAGGTAAGCCCCGCAGCAGGTACACCTTTTGAAACCCGTACGGCCGAAGCGATAGTTACTGTTAATGGTCAGCAGTACTCGATGGGTTTGCAGCGTATCCGGTATGAGCATATTCCGAATATTACGCTGTTCCCACCAGCACAAGCCAAATTGATTAATTTGGACTTGAAAACTGCCGGCAAAAAGATAGGCTACTTGCCTGGTGCTGGTGATTTGGTACCCGATGCTTTGCGCCAGATAGGCTATGAAGTACATATTCTGACCGAAAGCGAGATCATGAATAGCGACTTATCGGTGTATGATGCTATTGTAACCGGCGTGCGAGCTTATAACGTAGATCAGCGTTTGGTGGTAGAACAACCCAAATTAATGGCCTACGTAAAGAATGGTGGTAACCTGGTAGTACAGTACAATAATTTTGCCGGACTGGTGGTACCGCAAATTGGTCCCTACCCTTTCCAGGTAGTAAATCAGCGCGTTACTGATGAGAATGCCCAAGTAACCATTACCAACCCGCAAAGCCCATTGTTAAATTACCCGAACAAAATAACTCAAGCCGATTTTGAAGGCTGGATACAAGAACGCGGCTTGTACTTCGTGACCAATATTGCGCCTGAATACCAAACCTTATTTGAGATGAACGATCCCGGTGAAGCCCCCAACAAAGGTTCACTCATCACCACCAATTATGGCAAAGGCCGGTTTACTTACACTTCACTGGATTTCTTCCGGGAGTTACCAGCAGGAATACCTGGTGCCTATCGGTTGTTTGTGAATTTATTGAGTATGAAAAAATAA
- a CDS encoding DHA2 family efflux MFS transporter permease subunit — translation MAEQGFKKWIITITVITASLLELIDTTIVNVSLPTIQGNLGATLEDVAWVTTGYAVANVIILPMSGWLGSFFGRKNYFLGSIILFTIASFLCGNAHSLVELVMFRILQGVAGGGLIATAQAILLETWPREQVGTATALFGLGAVVGPTVGPTIGGWITDNYSWPWIFYVNLPVGALAAFFTYTFVKATPKTGRGQPIDWWGILLLAVAVGSLQTILEKGEEKDWFAEPYIVVLTVTAILGILLFIWREMSTEFPIVNFSIMRHRSFSVGMFTSFVLGFGLYGSVFVFPIFCQSLLGFSAQQTGELLFPGGLFTIFMMPFVGKMLNKGIPAQFMATIGMFLFFVFTHMLANSTLETGENDFFWPLAIRGIGMALLFIPLTTLAIADLKGPEVGQGTGLNNMMRQLGGSFGIAALTTLIHIREGVHRNNLLTNITQYNPVLTQRIQGSIANFMAHGRSMLDATRMAYAAVEGTVARQSMLLTFDDAYWLTGLVMLFSIPLLYLQPFRKNMKVAADAH, via the coding sequence ATGGCTGAACAAGGATTTAAGAAATGGATTATTACGATTACGGTAATCACCGCTTCGTTACTGGAGCTGATTGATACCACTATCGTAAACGTATCCTTGCCAACCATACAGGGTAACCTGGGCGCCACGCTTGAAGACGTGGCCTGGGTTACTACCGGCTATGCAGTAGCCAACGTAATTATTCTACCCATGTCGGGTTGGCTGGGTAGCTTTTTCGGACGTAAAAATTACTTTTTAGGTTCGATTATTTTATTTACCATAGCTTCATTTTTATGTGGTAATGCACATTCATTAGTGGAGTTGGTAATGTTCCGTATTTTGCAAGGGGTAGCCGGTGGTGGGTTGATTGCCACAGCGCAAGCCATATTGCTGGAAACCTGGCCGCGCGAGCAGGTGGGTACCGCCACTGCGCTATTTGGTTTGGGTGCGGTAGTAGGCCCAACAGTAGGGCCAACCATTGGTGGTTGGATTACCGATAACTACTCATGGCCCTGGATATTTTATGTAAACTTACCGGTAGGTGCTTTAGCAGCTTTCTTTACCTATACGTTTGTGAAGGCTACGCCTAAAACAGGTCGTGGGCAACCTATTGACTGGTGGGGCATCCTGCTGCTGGCCGTTGCGGTAGGGAGCTTACAAACCATTTTGGAAAAAGGTGAAGAAAAAGACTGGTTTGCCGAACCTTACATTGTAGTACTTACTGTTACTGCCATATTGGGTATCCTGCTGTTTATTTGGCGAGAGATGAGCACCGAGTTCCCTATTGTGAACTTTAGTATCATGCGGCACCGAAGTTTTTCGGTGGGGATGTTTACTTCGTTTGTATTAGGCTTTGGCTTGTACGGTTCGGTATTCGTATTCCCGATATTTTGCCAGAGCTTGCTAGGGTTTTCCGCACAGCAAACTGGTGAGTTATTGTTTCCAGGTGGTTTGTTTACCATATTCATGATGCCGTTTGTAGGTAAAATGCTGAACAAAGGCATACCGGCCCAGTTTATGGCTACCATTGGTATGTTCCTGTTCTTCGTATTTACCCACATGCTGGCTAATTCAACGCTGGAAACCGGTGAAAATGATTTCTTCTGGCCATTGGCTATCCGCGGTATTGGTATGGCCCTGTTGTTTATCCCGTTAACTACCTTAGCTATTGCCGACCTGAAAGGGCCTGAAGTAGGGCAAGGTACCGGTTTAAATAATATGATGCGCCAGTTGGGTGGTTCGTTTGGTATTGCGGCTTTAACTACGCTGATACACATTCGTGAAGGCGTACACCGTAATAACCTGCTTACTAATATAACGCAGTATAACCCGGTGTTAACCCAACGCATACAAGGCAGTATTGCTAACTTTATGGCCCATGGCCGCAGCATGCTGGATGCTACCCGAATGGCTTATGCCGCTGTAGAAGGTACTGTTGCCCGGCAAAGTATGTTGCTCACTTTTGATGACGCATATTGGCTTACCGGTTTAGTAATGCTGTTTTCCATACCCTTGCTATACCTGCAGCCTTTCCGTAAAAATATGAAAGTAGCAGCCGATGCACACTAA
- a CDS encoding HlyD family secretion protein: MAQEQEIQQQEAEEKAKKPNRVVPIILGIVIIAGLIFGVQKYIYSTKHEDTDDAQIDGDISPVVSRVGGYVDSIYFEDNQHVNKSQVLVKIDARDYKVKLEQAQAAQKGAGESIGVGQSQIYSNTANAANARANVVSAQARLEKVQKDYSRYANLIKDGSITQQQFDQSKSDLEVAQAGLRAARDQYKAAQEQVGATRNQLKVTSTGVSQRQADVDFAKLQLSYTTVYAPASGITSKKTIQLGQLVQAGQTLFSIVNDNSLYVTANFKETQLDKIRNGQKVGIEVDAYPDMKLDGTVYNFSPATGAKFSLLPPDNATGNFVKVVQRIPVKIKINASKEVIDKLRPGMNVNVSVSIKD; this comes from the coding sequence ATGGCACAGGAACAAGAAATACAACAACAAGAAGCAGAAGAAAAGGCGAAGAAGCCGAACCGCGTGGTACCTATTATATTAGGTATCGTAATTATTGCCGGTTTGATATTCGGCGTACAGAAATATATCTACTCTACCAAGCATGAAGATACTGATGATGCGCAGATTGATGGCGATATCAGCCCGGTAGTATCTCGTGTAGGTGGTTATGTAGATAGCATTTATTTTGAAGATAACCAGCACGTGAACAAAAGCCAGGTACTGGTAAAAATTGATGCCCGTGATTATAAAGTAAAACTGGAGCAAGCTCAGGCTGCTCAAAAAGGTGCTGGCGAAAGTATAGGTGTAGGCCAATCTCAAATTTACTCTAATACAGCCAATGCAGCTAATGCCCGTGCAAACGTGGTATCAGCCCAAGCTCGTTTGGAGAAAGTGCAGAAAGATTATAGTCGTTATGCCAACCTGATTAAGGATGGTTCTATCACCCAGCAACAATTTGATCAATCTAAATCTGATTTAGAAGTAGCTCAGGCTGGCTTACGCGCTGCACGCGATCAGTATAAAGCAGCTCAGGAGCAGGTAGGTGCTACCCGCAACCAATTAAAAGTAACCAGCACCGGCGTATCACAGCGTCAGGCTGATGTTGACTTTGCTAAGCTGCAATTATCTTATACTACGGTATATGCGCCAGCGAGTGGTATAACTTCTAAAAAAACTATTCAATTGGGCCAATTGGTACAGGCTGGTCAAACCCTGTTTTCTATCGTGAATGATAACAGTTTGTATGTAACTGCTAATTTTAAAGAAACTCAGCTGGACAAAATCAGAAACGGGCAGAAGGTAGGAATTGAAGTAGACGCTTATCCTGACATGAAACTGGATGGTACGGTTTACAATTTTTCACCAGCTACAGGCGCTAAGTTTTCTTTGCTGCCACCCGATAATGCTACCGGTAACTTCGTGAAAGTAGTACAACGTATACCGGTTAAAATTAAAATTAATGCCAGCAAAGAAGTAATAGATAAACTGCGTCCGGGTATGAACGTGAACGTATCTGTATCAATTAAAGACTAA
- a CDS encoding DUF4256 domain-containing protein has translation MKNPQQNLSAEQSEELLNTLKNRFEKNEQRHAGLEWMPLQTKIEADKEKLWSLYEMERTGGEPDVVAYNKATDEYVFYDCSAESPKGRRSICYDRKALESRKENKPENSAVDMAANMGIQLLTEEQYWELQKLGSFDVKTSSWIETPADIRKLGGALFCDRRYNTVFVYHNGAESYYAGRGFRGLLKI, from the coding sequence ATGAAAAATCCACAACAGAACTTATCAGCAGAGCAAAGTGAAGAGCTTCTTAACACTTTGAAAAATCGCTTTGAGAAAAATGAGCAACGCCATGCTGGCTTAGAATGGATGCCATTACAAACTAAGATAGAAGCTGATAAGGAAAAACTATGGTCGCTTTATGAAATGGAAAGAACGGGTGGTGAACCGGATGTGGTAGCTTATAATAAAGCAACAGATGAATATGTGTTTTACGATTGTTCAGCGGAAAGCCCCAAAGGCCGCAGGAGTATTTGCTATGACCGGAAAGCTTTAGAGTCCAGAAAAGAAAATAAGCCTGAGAACAGCGCTGTAGATATGGCTGCTAACATGGGTATTCAGCTTTTAACTGAAGAACAATACTGGGAACTGCAGAAGCTCGGAAGCTTTGATGTTAAAACATCAAGCTGGATAGAGACGCCTGCTGACATCAGAAAACTTGGCGGAGCTCTTTTTTGTGACCGCCGTTACAACACCGTCTTTGTATATCATAACGGAGCCGAATCTTACTATGCTGGCAGAGGGTTTCGTGGGTTACTTAAAATTTGA
- a CDS encoding carboxymuconolactone decarboxylase family protein — protein MSESTEIIQELLESVGVDKNYRTESLTLLEKGESRYLRDLKLNFSSTLTSAHLSEKECALLGLTTAINNNNKPLTQYYTQYAEQQGATAADIAEAAGCASLLASNNVFYRFRHFTQKEKYTQIPARIRMQLMMKPVTGKEFFELMSLAISAVNGCEMCVNAHEDSLIKLGTTEERIFDAVRIASLVTATGKVIF, from the coding sequence ATGAGCGAAAGCACCGAAATAATACAAGAACTACTGGAAAGCGTTGGCGTTGATAAAAATTATCGTACTGAAAGCCTTACCCTGCTGGAAAAAGGCGAATCACGCTACCTACGCGATTTGAAATTGAATTTTTCTAGTACATTAACTTCTGCCCACTTAAGCGAAAAGGAATGTGCTTTGTTAGGCTTAACTACGGCTATTAACAACAACAACAAGCCCTTAACGCAATATTATACTCAATATGCCGAGCAACAGGGTGCTACTGCTGCTGATATAGCTGAAGCTGCCGGCTGCGCTTCTTTATTGGCTTCCAACAACGTATTTTACCGTTTCAGGCATTTTACCCAGAAGGAAAAATATACCCAAATACCAGCCCGCATACGTATGCAGCTGATGATGAAACCGGTAACCGGTAAAGAGTTTTTTGAGTTGATGAGCCTGGCTATATCTGCCGTAAATGGTTGCGAAATGTGCGTAAATGCCCATGAAGATTCCCTGATTAAATTAGGCACTACCGAAGAACGTATTTTTGATGCTGTACGTATTGCCTCCTTGGTAACAGCAACCGGGAAAGTTATTTTTTAA
- a CDS encoding peroxiredoxin encodes MITVGEKFPAFNKKAVVSIEKGKEFEDITSDFLVNEDNVWTVMFWWPKDFTFVCPTEIAEFNKNYGEFRDRDTRLIGASTDSEFVHAAWRKNHDDLRDLKFPMLADTSKSLAEDLGILEPTEKIAYRATFIIDPQGVVRWVCVNDLNVGRNVKEVLRVLDGLQTDELCPCNWEKGQETINA; translated from the coding sequence ATGATAACAGTTGGTGAAAAATTTCCGGCTTTTAATAAAAAAGCTGTAGTTAGTATAGAGAAAGGTAAAGAGTTTGAAGACATTACTTCCGACTTCCTGGTAAATGAAGATAACGTTTGGACGGTTATGTTTTGGTGGCCAAAAGATTTCACTTTTGTTTGCCCTACCGAAATTGCTGAGTTCAACAAAAACTATGGTGAATTCCGTGATCGTGATACCCGCCTTATTGGTGCTTCTACCGATTCTGAGTTTGTACACGCTGCCTGGAGAAAAAATCATGACGATCTGCGTGATTTGAAATTCCCGATGCTGGCTGATACTTCAAAATCATTAGCTGAAGATTTGGGTATCCTGGAACCAACTGAAAAAATTGCTTACCGCGCTACTTTCATCATTGACCCACAAGGTGTAGTACGTTGGGTTTGCGTTAATGATTTGAACGTAGGTCGTAACGTAAAAGAAGTTTTACGTGTACTGGACGGCTTGCAAACCGATGAGCTTTGTCCATGTAACTGGGAAAAAGGTCAGGAAACTATCAACGCCTAA
- a CDS encoding SDR family oxidoreductase, which produces MKKVILITGASSGLGLAAARALAAQGHRVYGTARHPEQMQENAFNLILMDVTDDASVQHAVNLIIKAEGRIDVLVNNAGLAFAGPLYTMPVAYAQQQFEVNFFGVVRVSSAVLPSMIQQKSGLVINISSIAGLLGVPYHGLYSASKFAVEGYSESLRMELKNTGVKVVVVNPGDFKTSATINRQHVASTLNHQQLNAESEAAIARMAADEAKGSHPDLLAALICKIVKQSHPAQRYLVGAIGQTIVPTLKKILPAAVFTKLLSAYYGIK; this is translated from the coding sequence ATGAAAAAGGTTATCCTGATTACCGGCGCATCATCGGGCTTGGGTTTAGCTGCTGCCCGTGCGCTGGCTGCGCAGGGACATAGGGTATATGGTACGGCGCGTCATCCGGAGCAGATGCAGGAAAATGCCTTTAACCTGATTTTGATGGATGTTACGGATGATGCCTCGGTGCAACACGCGGTAAACCTGATTATCAAAGCGGAAGGCCGGATTGATGTATTGGTTAATAACGCGGGTCTGGCTTTTGCCGGACCGTTGTACACCATGCCTGTTGCCTATGCACAGCAGCAGTTTGAGGTTAACTTTTTTGGGGTGGTGCGGGTAAGCAGTGCCGTATTGCCAAGCATGATTCAGCAGAAGAGCGGGTTGGTGATTAATATCAGTTCGATAGCAGGCTTGTTGGGTGTGCCTTATCATGGTTTGTATAGTGCATCTAAGTTTGCTGTAGAAGGTTATTCGGAAAGCCTGCGAATGGAGCTGAAAAATACAGGCGTTAAGGTTGTGGTCGTTAATCCCGGAGATTTTAAAACATCGGCCACTATCAACCGTCAACATGTGGCAAGTACGTTAAATCACCAGCAATTAAATGCAGAAAGTGAAGCCGCCATTGCCCGTATGGCTGCCGATGAAGCCAAGGGTTCCCACCCCGACCTACTAGCGGCTTTGATTTGTAAAATTGTAAAACAGTCCCATCCGGCACAACGATACTTAGTAGGCGCTATCGGGCAAACTATAGTACCCACCTTAAAAAAGATATTACCTGCTGCTGTATTTACAAAGTTGCTGAGTGCTTATTATGGTATCAAGTGA
- a CDS encoding CPBP family intramembrane glutamic endopeptidase — translation MLKKTPVVSGPQLLRPYWAKLTKLNSTLGIVLILLLGIPRFIIVLHANVTGNYSPVSIVFLCMWLAPFLLLNKQGRRTIGIKKPSSYLSLLYSFLIGAIACFILFVIGDISFGKTYHNCFVYIAKSYSATIGQLNASNRLIYFIIYAVTSMTFSPIGEELFYRGIVHQCFVAEQGENKASIYDSLAFGLTHLAHFGIVYIAGVWKFLFIPSILWVLSMFLCSRLFYACKVKSGSIFGAMMAHAGFNLTMIYLIFYRIL, via the coding sequence ATGCTCAAAAAAACTCCTGTTGTTAGTGGGCCGCAGCTATTAAGACCCTACTGGGCCAAGCTAACTAAACTCAATAGTACACTAGGTATTGTCCTGATTTTATTATTGGGCATACCCAGGTTTATTATTGTTTTGCATGCTAATGTAACCGGCAATTACTCGCCAGTTTCTATTGTGTTTCTGTGCATGTGGTTGGCTCCTTTTTTACTACTAAACAAACAAGGCCGGAGAACCATCGGCATTAAAAAGCCGAGTAGCTACTTAAGTTTGCTATACTCGTTTTTAATTGGTGCTATCGCATGCTTTATTCTTTTTGTTATTGGCGATATAAGCTTTGGAAAAACTTACCATAACTGTTTTGTATATATTGCAAAATCTTACAGCGCAACAATCGGTCAGCTAAATGCCAGCAACAGGTTAATATACTTTATCATTTATGCAGTAACCAGCATGACCTTCAGTCCTATTGGGGAAGAGTTGTTTTACCGCGGTATTGTTCATCAATGCTTTGTTGCCGAACAAGGTGAAAACAAAGCATCAATATATGATAGCTTAGCTTTTGGGTTAACACACCTGGCTCATTTTGGTATTGTGTATATAGCAGGCGTATGGAAGTTTCTTTTCATACCTAGTATTTTGTGGGTACTCAGTATGTTTCTTTGTAGCCGATTATTTTATGCGTGCAAGGTAAAGTCAGGTTCTATTTTCGGTGCTATGATGGCGCATGCAGGTTTCAACTTAACCATGATTTACTTAATATTTTATAGAATATTGTAA
- a CDS encoding TetR/AcrR family transcriptional regulator — MISFLVVESQYSARFIERCFILINRLINFVSVKDMEKEKTDKKDHILDVAERVFAEHGFDGASTRMISGEAGVNMAMLNYYFGSKEGLFLAIFERRTATFYTQLQDIGSDDSIGSWDKVEQYLNAYIDRIFTTSCFQKMLYQEMSISRRGELTDKLSKMLMTNVIEFRKILHAGIEKGEFASNLDTDMIIATVFGIKNFMLNTPQMCSMMFGYDIMDPQNLDEKLKPRVKSYFKKLLKAYLVNGNDNSKQ; from the coding sequence ATGATTAGTTTTCTTGTGGTTGAAAGTCAGTACAGTGCAAGATTTATTGAAAGGTGCTTTATTTTAATCAATCGTTTGATTAATTTTGTGTCGGTAAAAGACATGGAAAAAGAAAAGACAGACAAAAAAGATCATATACTGGATGTAGCTGAGCGCGTGTTTGCTGAACATGGCTTTGATGGCGCTTCCACCCGTATGATTTCGGGAGAAGCGGGCGTGAACATGGCTATGCTCAACTATTACTTCGGTTCGAAAGAAGGTTTGTTTCTGGCCATTTTTGAACGGCGCACTGCTACTTTTTATACCCAGCTTCAAGATATAGGCAGCGATGACAGCATTGGCAGTTGGGACAAAGTAGAACAATACCTGAATGCCTACATTGACCGGATATTCACAACCAGCTGTTTTCAAAAAATGTTGTATCAGGAAATGTCTATCAGCCGCCGTGGCGAGCTGACGGATAAGCTGAGCAAAATGCTGATGACGAATGTGATTGAGTTTCGGAAAATTCTGCATGCTGGAATTGAAAAAGGTGAGTTTGCCAGCAACCTGGATACTGATATGATTATAGCTACTGTATTCGGCATTAAAAACTTTATGCTGAATACACCGCAAATGTGTTCCATGATGTTTGGCTATGATATTATGGATCCGCAAAATCTGGACGAAAAGCTAAAACCCCGGGTAAAATCTTACTTCAAAAAATTACTGAAAGCTTACTTAGTAAATGGAAATGACAACTCAAAACAATAA
- a CDS encoding TolC family protein — protein MEMTTQNNNNPNTYLLKRVITKPFRQGITALLSGLLLLGTAAHAQERSITLDEAIKMGLENSKTLKLSQAKIDQAVSQYNQAKDRALPTGTASFLYSFAAIPANRLELGPDQSFNLPKTANANLGTATAEEVLYGGGRYRYARQSTNLLIQVARLDAEKDQEQIAINIVNEYYNLYKVLQSKKVVDSNLKAIDIQIHQAQRFFEQGLVTKNDVLRFQLQRANVELNGIDLENNRKIINYDLIVLLGVPESTQFTINQINDAGQSVAPLTSYLDTALSIRQEVRQQDLRTRVADINIKNTEANKLPTIAASASAYYLNTSANPFPRSGKFITPLTAGLAVNWNFGALWSNKNKVAEARIQRDQSKIDRDIITDNIKTEVNRNYQDYVRALDKIKLLQTSINQATENNRILASKYANSTASATDRADAETLLYQAQTNLELAKADAGLAYYNLLKATGKLTNK, from the coding sequence ATGGAAATGACAACTCAAAACAATAACAACCCTAACACTTACCTTTTAAAACGGGTAATAACCAAGCCATTCAGGCAAGGTATTACTGCCCTGCTATCGGGTTTGCTGCTGTTGGGCACTGCAGCCCACGCGCAAGAACGTAGCATTACGCTGGATGAAGCCATCAAGATGGGGCTTGAAAACAGCAAGACGCTTAAACTCTCTCAAGCTAAAATTGATCAGGCGGTATCACAGTACAATCAGGCTAAAGACCGGGCGTTGCCTACCGGTACGGCCAGCTTTTTATACAGCTTTGCAGCTATACCTGCAAACCGCTTGGAATTAGGTCCGGATCAATCATTTAATTTGCCGAAAACGGCTAATGCCAATTTAGGAACTGCTACAGCTGAGGAAGTGCTTTACGGTGGTGGCCGATACCGGTATGCCCGCCAATCAACTAATCTGCTGATACAGGTAGCCCGTTTGGATGCTGAAAAGGATCAGGAACAGATCGCAATTAATATTGTGAATGAGTACTACAATTTGTATAAAGTGCTGCAAAGTAAGAAAGTAGTTGACTCCAACTTAAAAGCTATTGATATACAAATACATCAGGCACAACGCTTTTTTGAACAGGGGCTGGTAACCAAGAATGACGTATTGCGTTTTCAATTACAGCGCGCTAATGTGGAACTGAATGGTATTGATCTGGAAAATAATCGTAAAATCATTAATTATGATTTGATTGTGTTGCTTGGCGTGCCCGAAAGTACTCAGTTTACCATTAACCAAATTAATGATGCCGGACAATCTGTAGCGCCATTAACCAGTTATCTGGATACTGCTTTATCTATCCGGCAGGAGGTGCGCCAACAAGATCTGCGTACACGTGTGGCCGATATTAACATCAAAAATACTGAAGCTAATAAATTGCCTACCATAGCCGCATCAGCTAGCGCTTATTATCTAAATACATCGGCTAATCCGTTTCCACGTAGTGGAAAGTTTATCACCCCGCTTACTGCTGGTTTAGCCGTAAACTGGAATTTTGGTGCTTTATGGTCTAACAAGAATAAGGTAGCAGAGGCTCGCATTCAGCGTGATCAATCAAAAATTGATCGTGATATTATTACTGATAACATAAAAACTGAAGTGAACCGCAACTACCAGGATTACGTAAGAGCGCTTGACAAAATAAAATTGCTGCAAACTTCTATCAATCAGGCAACTGAAAATAACCGTATTCTGGCTTCTAAGTATGCCAACAGCACCGCTTCAGCAACTGACCGTGCTGATGCAGAAACTTTGCTGTACCAGGCACAAACCAATTTGGAATTAGCTAAAGCTGATGCTGGTTTAGCTTATTACAACTTATTAAAAGCAACCGGAAAACTGACAAACAAATAA